Within Maridesulfovibrio frigidus DSM 17176, the genomic segment GCCTTCCTTCAACCTCACCCGTGACGGCTTCGCCTACCTAGTAATGGGCTTCACAGGCAAAAAAGCATCAGCATGGAAAATTAGCTACCTTGAAGCTTTTAATGCAATGGAACAAGAACTGTTGCAAAAGCAAGCTAACACCAACGTATACATAGGCAAAATCGAAGCAGAGCATCCGCTATGGTACAACCATATTAATATGTTCGTTCAAAACGAATGCTGCCCTGCTCCTGACAGCACAATTTCAAAAGATGATATCTACACCCATTATTGCAACTTTTGCACTCGCAATAATGTTTCGCCAGTTCACCGCGCCCGTCTATTTACGACTTTATATTGTCTCACAACCTATGTTCGTGAAACCCGTCCAAGAGTAAACGGAAAGCGGCCTCGTATTTTGGCAAATATTGCCATTACTCCACAACTGGAAGCTGTTTCAAAACTTTCACTTCGTGACAATCCGCCACCAAAAGTTGTGCAAAAAGCCGAGCCAGTAAGCTATAGCCATGTTCCACAGAACACGAATTTAGCCACAGCAAAAAAAGTCATGCTCAAAAATCTGGAACAATTGCCGAGAGCAGAACGCCAAGCAATGCTAATGGCCTACGATGCCCTTATAGAAGCTGAACATATTTTGAATGGGGAGGCATAAGATGAATAGTGATG encodes:
- a CDS encoding Rha family transcriptional regulator, with the translated sequence MAGKNVANSHTSDNSSVVGSPTLVIADGKPVVSSLTIAEHFGKQHKDVLRKIELLDLPDDFGQRNFAPSSYVNAQNKKQPSFNLTRDGFAYLVMGFTGKKASAWKISYLEAFNAMEQELLQKQANTNVYIGKIEAEHPLWYNHINMFVQNECCPAPDSTISKDDIYTHYCNFCTRNNVSPVHRARLFTTLYCLTTYVRETRPRVNGKRPRILANIAITPQLEAVSKLSLRDNPPPKVVQKAEPVSYSHVPQNTNLATAKKVMLKNLEQLPRAERQAMLMAYDALIEAEHILNGEA